CGAATGGACGACCCGGTTCTACTCACAGGTGCGGGCGGCGCGGTCGGGGAGGCCATCCTCGAGGGCCTCGGGGAGGATTACTACTGGAAGCTCATGTTCCACAATCCGCCCGCAGAGCAGCCCAACCACGAGTACCTCATCGGCGACGTCGACAACCCCGACGACGTCAGGGAAGCGGTCGCGGGCGTCGGCGCGGTCATCCACCTCGCCGGGGACCCCCGTCCGGAGGCCCCCTGGGACTCGGTGCTCTCGAACAACATCGACGGCACCCAGAAGCTCTACGAGGCCGCCGTCGAGGAGGGCGTCGAGAAGTTCGTCTTCGCCTCCTCGAACCACGCCGTCGGCTCCTTCGAGACCGACCAGCGAACCCCGGACATGTACCGGCCGGAGGACGACTTCCGCCTGGACGGCACCGAGTTTCCCCGACCCGGCAACCTCTACGGCGTCTCGAAGGCCACCGGCGAAGTGCTGGGTCGCTACTACCACGACGAGCACGGCATCAAGGTCTGTAACATCCGCATCGGCAACCTCACGCGTGGCCACCCGCCCATCGACTACGAGCGCGGCCAGGCGATGTGGCTCTCCTACCCCGACTGCGCCCACATCCACCAGTGCGCGCTGGAAGCCGACTACGAGTTCGAGATCGTCTACGGCATCTCCGACAACGACCGCAAGTACTACTCCATCGACCGCGCCAAAGAGGTCCTGAACTACCGCCCGCAGGACAACTCCGCACACTTCGACGGCGAAAACCGAGTGGTTGAGCCCGATGCTTAGAGGTTTCTAACGCCGTTTTAGAGATTTCGTCCGTTCCGCTGACATAGGCACTGTTACTCTCTGAGACGTGATACTCAGAGTGGCCTATCTCGTAGTCATACACAGCCTGTCTGGTGGGCACTGCCATCCGTCGATTCGCTCGTAGTATCCACCTGACGGGTAATCATTCTTCCGACCGTTCAAGTCACTCTGTGGTTCTGAGCATAGCAGATTGCTCGTGATGTATGACTTCACGGGATTGGCATACAGTGTTGGGGGTGCTATGCCACTGTGACAGCAGTAGTATTGTGGCCAGTCGGTTCGGCGGCGACACTCGTTAGTCAGTCGCAGAGCGACGTGACTGCCTCGGTCGCTCGCTCGAACACGACATGACCAGTGAGAAGGTTCCATCACAGGGATGGATTCAAACACGAGATGTTTCTGAAGCACTGGCAAGACTTCCACATCCGTTGATATAGCAGGTGGTCAATACGTTAAACATGACTGGTGATGAGTCGGAGAAGGACCCCTCTGAACATCTCGCTACAGGGTCGGGACAGGTGGTCGACGGGATTTCAGACACGTCCACAGGACTGAAGAATATTGGTGTCTCTGTGTGGGAATGGTTCGGGAATCACCCTGTAGTCAGGTGGTTTGTAGGGCTACTACTGGGGTGGTTCGTGATGCAGGGTGTGTTAGAGTTCACTGGAACTGTCTATCAGTTTTTCTTTACCCGAGTAACCCCTGTAACTGGTGATATCAATGTTCGGACGACA
The Halomicroarcula saliterrae genome window above contains:
- the azf gene encoding NAD-dependent glucose-6-phosphate dehydrogenase Azf, with protein sequence MDDPVLLTGAGGAVGEAILEGLGEDYYWKLMFHNPPAEQPNHEYLIGDVDNPDDVREAVAGVGAVIHLAGDPRPEAPWDSVLSNNIDGTQKLYEAAVEEGVEKFVFASSNHAVGSFETDQRTPDMYRPEDDFRLDGTEFPRPGNLYGVSKATGEVLGRYYHDEHGIKVCNIRIGNLTRGHPPIDYERGQAMWLSYPDCAHIHQCALEADYEFEIVYGISDNDRKYYSIDRAKEVLNYRPQDNSAHFDGENRVVEPDA